The following proteins are encoded in a genomic region of Sorangiineae bacterium MSr12523:
- a CDS encoding VOC family protein has product MNQLEVGKKIRRLREKKAWTQEHLAQAASISLRTVQRAEEGTMSAETLAAVAGAFDVEVTELTRTEPSYPSVCPFLYYAKPGSFDWLVRVFGFSVRMKIPGPNDTVVHGELTLGNGLVMVGLPSESDDAKTPEQAGCRTQGLYLMVDDADAHCERARGAGAKIVSEPREAHGHRRYVAEDPEGHRWMFASPISI; this is encoded by the coding sequence ATGAACCAGCTCGAAGTGGGAAAGAAAATCCGCCGCCTTCGTGAGAAGAAAGCGTGGACGCAGGAGCATTTGGCCCAAGCCGCGAGCATTTCGCTGCGCACCGTGCAACGGGCCGAGGAAGGAACGATGTCCGCGGAAACACTCGCCGCGGTGGCGGGTGCGTTCGACGTCGAAGTGACGGAGCTCACGCGGACGGAGCCTTCGTACCCGAGCGTCTGCCCGTTTCTGTATTACGCGAAGCCCGGATCGTTCGATTGGCTCGTGCGGGTTTTCGGCTTTTCGGTGCGCATGAAGATACCCGGACCCAATGATACGGTGGTCCACGGCGAACTGACGCTGGGCAATGGCCTGGTCATGGTGGGCTTGCCGTCGGAAAGCGACGATGCCAAGACGCCGGAGCAAGCCGGCTGCCGTACGCAGGGGCTTTACCTCATGGTCGACGACGCCGACGCGCACTGCGAACGCGCCCGCGGCGCCGGCGCGAAGATCGTCTCCGAGCCTCGGGAGGCCCATGGCCACCGCCGCTATGTCGCGGAAGACCCCGAAGGCCACCGCTGGATGTTCGCCTCGCCCATTTCGATCTGA
- a CDS encoding MFS transporter, which translates to MRNASAVKAWFPAIAMMLVSLISYIDRNTLAILSPTILRETHLSVEQYGQIISAFSFAYMIGNPFWGRVLDRVGVRLGMAAAVAVWTAASTSHAIAGGLFAFAAARAVLGFGEGATFPGGLRTVAQTLPERSRGRGIAVAYSGGSLGAVLTPILITPVALALGWRAAFLCTGAIGVAWLVLWGFVSRAESVRTRPEPAPVERPRLRDPRLWGFVASYGFGGVPLGFVTYAAPIYLNRALGHDQAALGSVLWIPPLGWEIGYFFWGHYIDRGGARTRERLVPLMALLGVLSLPLAVMPLFKSAAIVLAGLFFAMFIAAGFVVGSLAYGTGTFTTGHAGYIAGLGAGGWSALIAVIMPQLGRLFDRGAYGTAFAVAAVAPPIGAALWWALTRATAATSSGARRGTSLPNP; encoded by the coding sequence ATGCGTAACGCTTCGGCCGTAAAAGCATGGTTCCCCGCCATCGCGATGATGCTGGTGTCCCTCATCAGCTACATCGACCGAAACACGCTGGCGATCCTCTCGCCGACGATCCTGCGTGAGACGCATCTCAGCGTGGAGCAGTACGGGCAGATCATCTCCGCGTTCTCGTTCGCGTACATGATCGGCAACCCATTTTGGGGCCGCGTCCTCGATCGCGTCGGCGTGCGCCTCGGCATGGCCGCGGCGGTCGCGGTTTGGACCGCGGCCTCCACGTCGCATGCCATTGCCGGCGGGCTGTTCGCCTTCGCGGCGGCGCGCGCGGTGCTCGGATTCGGCGAGGGCGCCACGTTTCCCGGCGGATTGCGCACCGTCGCGCAAACCTTGCCCGAGCGCTCGCGCGGGCGCGGCATCGCCGTCGCGTACAGCGGCGGCTCGCTCGGTGCCGTGCTCACGCCCATTCTCATCACGCCCGTGGCGTTGGCCCTCGGCTGGCGCGCCGCGTTTCTCTGCACCGGCGCCATCGGCGTGGCGTGGCTCGTTCTCTGGGGCTTCGTGAGCCGCGCGGAAAGCGTGCGCACCCGTCCCGAGCCCGCCCCCGTGGAGCGTCCGCGCTTGCGCGATCCGCGGCTCTGGGGCTTCGTCGCGTCGTACGGCTTCGGCGGCGTTCCGCTCGGATTCGTCACCTACGCGGCGCCCATCTATTTGAACCGCGCCCTCGGGCACGACCAAGCCGCGTTGGGCAGCGTTCTCTGGATCCCGCCGCTCGGCTGGGAGATCGGTTACTTCTTCTGGGGCCACTACATCGACCGCGGTGGCGCCCGTACGCGCGAACGCCTCGTGCCGCTCATGGCGCTGCTCGGGGTATTGAGCCTGCCGCTCGCGGTCATGCCGCTGTTCAAGAGCGCGGCCATCGTCCTTGCGGGGCTCTTTTTCGCCATGTTCATCGCGGCCGGCTTCGTCGTGGGCTCGCTTGCGTACGGCACGGGGACCTTCACCACGGGCCACGCCGGCTACATCGCCGGCCTCGGCGCGGGCGGATGGTCCGCGCTCATCGCGGTGATCATGCCGCAGCTCGGCCGGCTTTTCGACCGCGGCGCCTACGGTACGGCCTTCGCCGTTGCAGCCGTGGCGCCGCCCATCGGTGCCGCGCTCTGGTGGGCCCTCACGCGCGCTACCGCTGCTACCAGTAGCGGAGCGCGTCGCGGTACATCCCTTCCAAATCCGTGA
- a CDS encoding iron-containing alcohol dehydrogenase, with translation MGCGHYYEPTVTGDTAFAVDANAVKYGPGVLREIGDDAQVLGMTRVMLLTDRGVAKTKHVAVVREALQQAGIDVVVYDEVAIEPTDTSFLAAAKAATDGQFDGYVAVGGGSVIDTAKAANLYATYPADLLEYVNPPIGRGKPVPGPLKPLIACPTTSGTGSECTPIAIFDYSAMHAKTGIVSRRIRPTLGLVDPDVASTLPAMVVACSGFDVLSHAVESYTALPYTRRAKPEKPRQRPASQGANPYSDVACAEAMRLTGKYIVRAVNDPNDHEARERMMFAATLAGIGFGNAGCHAPHGMSYSVSGLVKSFRSEGYPEKPLVPHGMSVVLNSPAVFRFTARACPERHHEAASMLGAAHSNDANAASEEEAGRLLADTILGLMKATGIPNGLSAIGYAEADIAALAKGAFPQHRLLKNAPREISLTDLEGMYRDALRYW, from the coding sequence ATGGGATGCGGTCACTATTACGAGCCGACGGTCACGGGTGACACGGCCTTTGCCGTGGATGCCAACGCGGTGAAGTACGGGCCGGGTGTTCTGCGCGAAATCGGCGACGACGCGCAGGTGCTCGGCATGACGCGGGTCATGCTGCTGACCGACCGCGGCGTCGCCAAAACGAAGCACGTGGCCGTGGTGCGCGAGGCCCTGCAGCAGGCGGGCATCGACGTGGTCGTTTACGACGAGGTGGCCATCGAGCCGACGGATACCTCGTTCCTGGCCGCAGCCAAGGCCGCAACGGATGGCCAATTCGACGGCTATGTCGCGGTGGGCGGGGGCTCGGTCATCGACACCGCCAAGGCCGCGAACCTGTATGCGACCTACCCTGCCGATCTCCTCGAGTACGTGAATCCGCCCATCGGGCGCGGAAAGCCGGTGCCCGGCCCATTGAAGCCGCTCATCGCGTGCCCCACCACATCGGGCACCGGCTCGGAGTGCACGCCGATTGCCATATTCGACTATTCGGCCATGCACGCAAAGACGGGCATCGTCTCGCGGCGGATTCGGCCGACATTGGGCTTGGTGGATCCCGACGTCGCGTCGACGTTGCCGGCGATGGTGGTCGCGTGCAGCGGTTTCGACGTGCTCTCGCACGCGGTGGAGTCGTACACGGCCCTGCCTTACACCCGCCGCGCAAAGCCCGAAAAGCCGCGCCAGCGGCCCGCGTCGCAAGGCGCCAATCCGTACAGCGACGTGGCGTGCGCGGAGGCGATGCGCCTCACGGGCAAGTACATCGTGCGGGCGGTGAACGACCCGAACGACCACGAGGCGCGCGAACGCATGATGTTTGCGGCGACCTTGGCGGGCATCGGCTTTGGCAATGCCGGCTGTCACGCGCCGCACGGCATGTCGTACTCGGTGTCGGGGCTGGTGAAGAGCTTTCGCTCCGAGGGTTACCCGGAAAAGCCGCTGGTGCCGCACGGCATGTCGGTGGTGTTGAACTCGCCGGCCGTGTTCCGTTTCACCGCGCGCGCCTGTCCGGAGCGGCACCACGAGGCCGCGTCGATGCTCGGGGCCGCGCACTCAAACGATGCGAATGCCGCGTCGGAAGAAGAGGCGGGCCGGCTGCTCGCGGACACGATCCTCGGGCTCATGAAAGCGACGGGCATTCCCAACGGGCTCTCCGCCATCGGCTACGCGGAGGCGGACATCGCCGCGCTGGCCAAGGGTGCGTTTCCGCAGCATCGGCTGCTGAAGAATGCGCCGCGCGAGATCTCGCTCACGGATTTGGAAGGGATGTACCGCGACGCGCTCCGCTACTGGTAG